In one window of Pseudomonadota bacterium DNA:
- a CDS encoding AtpZ/AtpI family protein: MAPHGRPSAIAALALYGAAGLALAASAVAGLVLGDYIDRRAGSGPWGAATGLVLGFAAGLANLIRTVRRMESGKGDHDGKGR; the protein is encoded by the coding sequence ATGGCACCACATGGCCGGCCCTCAGCCATCGCCGCCCTCGCGCTCTACGGAGCTGCCGGCCTTGCGCTGGCCGCCTCGGCGGTCGCGGGGCTGGTCCTGGGCGATTATATCGACCGCAGGGCGGGCAGCGGCCCGTGGGGCGCCGCGACGGGCCTCGTGCTGGGATTTGCCGCAGGTCTTGCGAACCTCATAAGGACGGTGCGCAGGATGGAGAGCGGAAAGGGGGACCATGACGGCAAAGGCAGGTGA